The following are encoded in a window of Aromatoleum petrolei genomic DNA:
- a CDS encoding putative toxin-antitoxin system toxin component, PIN family, which produces MPAAPLSPSPAPSALRLVLDTNTVMALWAFEDPRLASLRALIEGGAPRLLVNPLTLEELRRVLAYRQFAIAPERQAAILAAYADRSTVHPPREEDADAHALPACRDADDQKFLELARDSGATHLVSRDKLLLKLNRHRLVRPLFAILTPEALQDALRFAVL; this is translated from the coding sequence ATGCCAGCCGCCCCGCTTTCACCCTCGCCGGCCCCGTCCGCCCTGCGCCTCGTGCTCGACACGAACACCGTGATGGCGCTGTGGGCGTTCGAGGACCCGCGGCTCGCATCCCTTCGTGCGCTGATCGAGGGCGGCGCGCCGCGGCTGCTCGTCAATCCGCTGACGCTGGAAGAACTGCGCAGGGTACTGGCCTACCGTCAGTTCGCAATCGCCCCCGAGCGCCAGGCTGCGATCCTCGCCGCCTATGCCGATCGAAGCACGGTGCATCCTCCCCGCGAGGAGGATGCGGACGCCCACGCCCTGCCCGCATGCCGCGACGCGGACGACCAGAAATTTCTCGAACTCGCACGCGACAGCGGCGCGACGCATCTCGTCAGCCGCGACAAGCTGCTGCTCAAACTCAACCGTCACCGACTGGTGCGTCCGCTGTTCGCGATCCTGACTCCCGAAGCGCTGCAGGATGCGCTGCGGTTCGCCGTGTTGTAG
- a CDS encoding helical backbone metal receptor yields MKISLSADAATPLRDALGTEHLRASGEVRIVSLVPSLTELVCDLGLADSLVGRTGFCVHPRPVLKTIPKVGGTKDVRMDAVRALAPTHLIVNIDENRRETVEELAAFVPYVIVTHPCAPADNLDLYRLFGGVFDCADRAARLAADLGAALAEAQAVAQGLPSEDVLYLIWREPWMSVARDTYISATLAAVGWDTLPAAAGRRYPEIDWQAPWMAGVARVFLSSEPYRFRERHLAEVAALSGRPAVMIDGEMTSWYGSRAAAGLRYLTALRRELAGGA; encoded by the coding sequence ATGAAAATCTCCCTCTCGGCGGACGCCGCCACGCCCCTGCGCGATGCTCTCGGTACCGAACACCTGCGGGCCTCCGGCGAGGTACGCATTGTGTCGCTCGTGCCCTCGCTGACCGAGCTCGTGTGCGATCTCGGGCTCGCCGATAGCCTCGTCGGGCGCACCGGTTTCTGCGTGCATCCGCGCCCAGTGCTGAAGACCATTCCCAAGGTGGGCGGCACCAAGGACGTGAGGATGGACGCCGTGCGCGCACTCGCGCCGACCCACCTGATCGTCAATATCGACGAGAACCGGCGCGAGACGGTGGAGGAACTGGCCGCCTTCGTGCCTTACGTGATCGTGACCCATCCCTGCGCGCCGGCGGACAATCTCGACCTGTATCGCCTGTTCGGCGGAGTCTTCGATTGCGCGGACCGCGCCGCGCGGCTCGCGGCCGACCTCGGGGCGGCGCTGGCCGAGGCGCAGGCAGTGGCGCAGGGGCTGCCAAGCGAGGACGTCCTGTATCTCATCTGGCGCGAGCCGTGGATGAGCGTTGCGCGCGACACCTACATCTCCGCCACCCTGGCCGCGGTGGGCTGGGACACGCTGCCTGCCGCTGCCGGCCGGCGCTATCCGGAGATCGACTGGCAGGCGCCGTGGATGGCGGGCGTCGCGCGCGTGTTCCTGTCGAGCGAGCCTTATCGCTTCCGCGAGCGGCACCTCGCCGAAGTCGCCGCGCTGTCGGGGCGGCCTGCAGTGATGATCGACGGCGAGATGACGTCCTGGTACGGCAGCCGTGCGGCGGCCGGCTTGCGCTACCTCACGGCGCTTCGGCGCGAGCTCGCAGGCGGCGCGTAA
- a CDS encoding PHA/PHB synthase family protein has product MAAPTPETVFADLPDPKEVAKTYAEVAQRASHLISEHVQRQLKRGVSTPSDELGIAQAFMDMMAKLLANPYKLAQSQMNLVWDYFSLWQHSMLRVMGMHGAPIAEPDKADKRFKDEQWEEHFLFDFIKQSYLIAARHVHDTVCCVDGLDELTQKKVNFYTRQYIDALSPSNFALTNPEVFRETVKNNGQNLIKGLNNLLRDMEDGGGQLRVRMTDTSAFELGKNVGTTPGKVVFQTDMMQLIQYTPTTQKAYKRPLLIVPPWINKFYILDLREKNSYVKWCVDQGHTVFVISWVNPDERLADKTFESYVLEGVIAALDAIEKQTGEKEVNACGYCLGGTLLATTLAYLAGKKQKRIAAATFFTTMTDFSEPGELGVFIDEQQVSSLEKKMFERGYLEGAEMAGTFNMMRANDLIWSFVVNNYLMGKDPFPFDLLYWNSDSTRMPAKMHSFYLRAMYMENRLVQPGGIEIDGVPIDLGKIKVPCYFISTLEDHIAPWKSTYTGATNFGGPVRFVLGGSGHIAGIVNPPVANKYGYWLNPAAKLADTADKWFEGAEHQQGSWWTDWQAWVTAHDSEQVDVRDPAKGKLKALEDAPGSYVKIRLDAKEAA; this is encoded by the coding sequence ATGGCCGCACCAACACCCGAGACCGTGTTCGCCGACCTGCCCGACCCCAAGGAAGTCGCGAAAACCTATGCCGAGGTCGCCCAGCGCGCCTCGCACCTCATCAGCGAACACGTCCAGCGCCAGCTCAAGCGGGGCGTCTCGACCCCCAGCGACGAGCTCGGCATCGCGCAGGCCTTCATGGACATGATGGCCAAGCTGCTGGCCAACCCGTACAAGCTGGCGCAGTCGCAGATGAACCTGGTGTGGGACTACTTCTCGCTGTGGCAGCACTCGATGCTGCGCGTGATGGGCATGCACGGCGCGCCGATCGCCGAGCCGGACAAGGCCGACAAGCGCTTCAAGGACGAGCAGTGGGAAGAGCACTTCCTGTTCGACTTCATCAAGCAGTCCTACCTGATCGCCGCGCGCCACGTGCATGACACCGTGTGCTGCGTGGACGGCCTCGACGAGCTGACGCAGAAGAAGGTCAATTTCTACACGCGCCAGTACATCGATGCGCTGTCGCCGTCGAACTTCGCGCTGACCAACCCGGAAGTGTTCCGCGAGACGGTCAAGAACAACGGCCAGAACCTGATCAAGGGCCTCAACAACCTGCTGCGCGACATGGAAGACGGTGGCGGCCAGTTGCGCGTGCGCATGACCGATACCAGCGCCTTCGAACTGGGCAAGAACGTCGGCACCACGCCGGGCAAGGTCGTGTTCCAGACGGACATGATGCAGCTTATCCAGTACACGCCGACGACCCAGAAGGCGTACAAGCGCCCGCTGCTGATCGTGCCGCCGTGGATCAACAAGTTCTACATCCTCGACCTGCGCGAGAAGAACTCGTACGTGAAGTGGTGCGTGGACCAGGGCCACACGGTGTTCGTGATCTCGTGGGTGAACCCGGACGAGCGCCTGGCGGACAAGACCTTCGAGTCCTATGTGCTCGAAGGCGTGATCGCCGCCCTCGACGCGATCGAGAAGCAGACCGGCGAAAAGGAAGTGAACGCCTGCGGCTACTGCCTGGGCGGCACACTGCTGGCAACGACGCTCGCCTACCTCGCGGGCAAGAAGCAGAAGCGCATCGCCGCAGCGACGTTCTTCACGACCATGACCGACTTCTCCGAGCCGGGCGAACTGGGCGTGTTCATCGACGAGCAGCAGGTGTCCAGCCTCGAGAAGAAGATGTTCGAGCGCGGCTACCTCGAAGGCGCCGAGATGGCAGGCACCTTCAACATGATGCGCGCCAACGACCTGATCTGGTCCTTCGTCGTCAATAACTACCTGATGGGCAAGGATCCCTTCCCCTTCGACCTGCTGTACTGGAACTCCGACTCGACGCGCATGCCGGCGAAGATGCACAGCTTCTACCTGCGCGCGATGTACATGGAAAACCGCCTCGTGCAGCCGGGCGGTATCGAGATCGACGGCGTGCCCATCGACCTCGGCAAGATCAAGGTTCCCTGCTACTTCATCTCGACGCTGGAAGATCACATCGCTCCGTGGAAGAGCACCTACACCGGCGCGACCAACTTCGGCGGCCCGGTGCGCTTTGTCCTGGGCGGCTCCGGCCACATCGCGGGCATCGTCAATCCGCCCGTCGCGAACAAGTACGGCTACTGGCTGAACCCGGCCGCAAAGCTGGCCGATACCGCCGACAAGTGGTTCGAGGGCGCCGAGCACCAGCAGGGTTCGTGGTGGACCGACTGGCAGGCGTGGGTCACCGCGCACGACTCGGAGCAGGTCGATGTGCGCGATCCGGCCAAGGGCAAGCTGAAGGCGCTGGAAGACGCCCCGGGTTCCTACGTCAAGATCCGTCTCGACGCCAAGGAAGCGGCCTGA